One genomic region from Oncorhynchus clarkii lewisi isolate Uvic-CL-2024 chromosome 21, UVic_Ocla_1.0, whole genome shotgun sequence encodes:
- the LOC139378968 gene encoding calpain-5-like isoform X4, protein MQRSQREEQNQNMPERVCWFQGQSYHKLKRACLQRGKLFKDPLFPPSALSLFYKRAPPPGLTWKRPRELCKDPRLFVDRISTWDLHQGSLGNCWMVAATSCLASEPSLWKKVIPDHVEQEWKPKRPDLYAGIFHFRFWRLGRWTDVVVDDLLPVSEDGTLLFCRSATPREFWSSLLEKAYAKLNGCYEALEGGNTAEALIDFTGGVSEPLCLDREALTLHPDQRRALFQTLAKAHGCKALITCSIRPAEGERVESVLDCGLVRGHAYGITAVRKVRLGKRSLLTGRCSGTSRLGMVRMRNPWGTADFTGPWSQGSQQWKQVGRDEREKMGLIVRDVGEFWMEFEDFCRYFTDVVVCRLVERALLWPNTHWREVRCHGEWVPSPNTIGATPATLLPGRQASNLGKNTAKPGEVNQTPRGDRKEARLGKRRRGGGGEGGGGREKVAVAKRGGGKKTKRKEESVKKEGEVDGWWDKHMDKRSRCGGCINHKDTFLHNPQFMFEVQGKEDEVLICLQQEDRRIKRKDGGGANLPIGFEVLRVEVNRLSRVQRVVEQAASSVYMDSRSVALRVTLVPGRYALLPTTFQPRATGRFLLRLFSHSHLRLSELRQELPALSVWQCCLPQSSVVTTVHLRRACGLSQPKQTAPDVYAVICCEDDTIRTRVFKEDGNPEFNMRAIFYRRHPDAHISIKLWSRGLLWDTLLGGTRLQTGDSERERSQGIDLQGGQSHSGYQGCIYVETSSSKCLTDL, encoded by the exons ATGCAGAGGAGCCAAAGAGAGGAGCAGAACCAGAA taTGCCAGAGAGAGTGTGTTGGTTCCAGGGGCAGAGTTACCACAAGCTGAAGAGGGCATGTCTGCAGCGGGGCAAGCTCTTCAAGGatcccctctttcccccatccGCACTGTCACTCTTCTACAAACGAGCCCCACCCCCTGGACTCACATGGAAAAGACCACGG gaactGTGTAAGGACCCTCGTCTCTTTGTGGACAGGATCAGCACATGGGACCTGCACCAAGGCAGCTTAGGTAACTGCTGGATGGTGGCAGCCACTTCCTGTCTGGCCTCGGAGCCATCactgtggaagaag GTGATTCCTGATCACGTGGAACAGGAGTGGAAGCCCAAGCGTCCAGACCTGTACGCCGGAATCTTCCACTTCCGCTTCTGGCGGCTTGGCCGCTGGACAGACGTGGTGGTGGACGACCTCCTTCCGGTCAGCGAGGACGGAACGCTGCTCTTCTGCCGCTCAGCCACGCCACGGGAGTTCTGGAGCAGCCTGCTGGAGAAGGCCTACGCCAA gTTGAATGGCTGCTATGAGGCATTAGAAGGCGGTAACACGGCGGAGGCCCTCATAGACTTCACAGGGGGGGTGTCGGAGCCCCTATGCCTGGACAGGGAGGCCCTCACCCTGCACCCCGACCAGAGGAGGGCGCTGTTCCAGACCCTGGCCAAGGCCCACGGATGCAAAGCCCTCATCACCTGCTCCATACGG ccagcggagggagagagagtagagtcgGTGCTAGACTGTGGTCTGGTGCGGGGCCATGCCTACGGTATCACCGCAGTGAGGAAGGTGCGTCTGGGGAAGCGGTCACTGCTGACTGGCCGTTGTAGCGGGACGTCCCGTCTCGGCATGGTGCGCATGAGGAACCCCTGGGGTACAGCCGACTTTACCGGGCCCTGGAGTCAGGG GTCTCAGCAGTGGAAGCAGGTTGGTCGTGATGAGAGGGAGAAGATGGGCCTCATTGTCAGAGATGTGGGAGAGTTCTG GATGGAGTTTGAGGATTTCTGCCGCTACTTCACAGATGTGGTGGTGTGTCGTCTGGTAGAACGAGCCCTGCTGTGGCCCAACACCCACTGGAGAGAGGTTCGCTGCCATGGGGAGTGGGTCCCATCCCCCAATACTATCGGAGCAACCCCCGCCACCCTCCTCCCAGGCCGCCAGGCATCCAACCTCGGGAAGAACACAGCCAAGCCTGGGGAGGTGAACCAGACTCCGCGAGGGGACCGGAAGGAGGCAAGATtggggaagagacggagaggtggaggaggagaaggcggtggagggagagagaaggtggcTGTAgcgaagagggggggggggaagaagacaaagaggaaggaggagagtgtgaagaaggagggagaggtggatggaTGGTGGGATAAACACATGGATAAGAGGAGTAGGTGTGGAGGATGCATCAACCACAAAGACACCTTTCTACACAACCCCCAG TTCATGTTTGAGGTGCAGGGAAAGGAGGATGAGGTGTTGATCTGTCTGcagcaggaggacaggaggataaagaggaaggatggaggaggagcGAATCTGCCCATCGGCTTTGAGGTGCTGAGG GTGGAGGTGAACCGTCTAAGCCGTGTGCAGCGTGTGGTGGAGCAGGCTGCAAGCTCTGTGTACATGGACTCCCGTAGCGTTGCCCTGCGAGTGACCCTGGTCCCCGGCCGCTACGCCCTCCTCCCCACCACCTTTCAACCTAGGGCCACCGGACGCTTTCTGCTTCGCCTCTTCTCACATTCACACCTCAGACTCAG tgagTTGAGACAGGAGTTGCCTGCTCTGTCAGTTTGGCAGTGTTGTCTCCCCCAGTCCAGTGTCGTGACCACCGTCCACCTGCGCCGAGCTTGCGGACTCAGCCAGCCCAAACAGACAG CACCAGATGTGTATGCTGTGATCTGTTGTGAAGACGACACCATAAGAACACGAGTGTTCAAGGAGGATGGAAATCCAGAGTTCAATATGAGGGCCATTTTCTACAGGAGACACCCAGATGCACACATCAGCATTAag ttgtggAGCCGTGGTCTACTTTGGGACACTCTATTAGGAGGGACTCGACTCCAGACCggcgacagcgagagagagcggagCCAGGGGATTGACCTGCAGGGCGGCCAATCACATTCAGGATACCAGGGATGCATCTATGTGGAAACCTCATCCAGCAAATGCCTGACAGACTTGTGA
- the LOC139378968 gene encoding calpain-5-like isoform X2 — protein MQRSQREEQNQKMSACVFVVTGMPERVCWFQGQSYHKLKRACLQRGKLFKDPLFPPSALSLFYKRAPPPGLTWKRPRELCKDPRLFVDRISTWDLHQGSLGNCWMVAATSCLASEPSLWKKVIPDHVEQEWKPKRPDLYAGIFHFRFWRLGRWTDVVVDDLLPVSEDGTLLFCRSATPREFWSSLLEKAYAKLNGCYEALEGGNTAEALIDFTGGVSEPLCLDREALTLHPDQRRALFQTLAKAHGCKALITCSIRPAEGERVESVLDCGLVRGHAYGITAVRKVRLGKRSLLTGRCSGTSRLGMVRMRNPWGTADFTGPWSQGSQQWKQVGRDEREKMGLIVRDVGEFWMEFEDFCRYFTDVVVCRLVERALLWPNTHWREVRCHGEWVPSPNTIGATPATLLPGRQASNLGKNTAKPGEVNQTPRGDRKEARLGKRRRGGGGEGGGGREKVAVAKRGGGKKTKRKEESVKKEGEVDGWWDKHMDKRSRCGGCINHKDTFLHNPQGKEDEVLICLQQEDRRIKRKDGGGANLPIGFEVLRVEVNRLSRVQRVVEQAASSVYMDSRSVALRVTLVPGRYALLPTTFQPRATGRFLLRLFSHSHLRLSELRQELPALSVWQCCLPQSSVVTTVHLRRACGLSQPKQTAPDVYAVICCEDDTIRTRVFKEDGNPEFNMRAIFYRRHPDAHISIKLWSRGLLWDTLLGGTRLQTGDSERERSQGIDLQGGQSHSGYQGCIYVETSSSKCLTDL, from the exons ATGCAGAGGAGCCAAAGAGAGGAGCAGAACCAGAA gatgaGCGCCTGTGTCTTTGTCGTGACTGG taTGCCAGAGAGAGTGTGTTGGTTCCAGGGGCAGAGTTACCACAAGCTGAAGAGGGCATGTCTGCAGCGGGGCAAGCTCTTCAAGGatcccctctttcccccatccGCACTGTCACTCTTCTACAAACGAGCCCCACCCCCTGGACTCACATGGAAAAGACCACGG gaactGTGTAAGGACCCTCGTCTCTTTGTGGACAGGATCAGCACATGGGACCTGCACCAAGGCAGCTTAGGTAACTGCTGGATGGTGGCAGCCACTTCCTGTCTGGCCTCGGAGCCATCactgtggaagaag GTGATTCCTGATCACGTGGAACAGGAGTGGAAGCCCAAGCGTCCAGACCTGTACGCCGGAATCTTCCACTTCCGCTTCTGGCGGCTTGGCCGCTGGACAGACGTGGTGGTGGACGACCTCCTTCCGGTCAGCGAGGACGGAACGCTGCTCTTCTGCCGCTCAGCCACGCCACGGGAGTTCTGGAGCAGCCTGCTGGAGAAGGCCTACGCCAA gTTGAATGGCTGCTATGAGGCATTAGAAGGCGGTAACACGGCGGAGGCCCTCATAGACTTCACAGGGGGGGTGTCGGAGCCCCTATGCCTGGACAGGGAGGCCCTCACCCTGCACCCCGACCAGAGGAGGGCGCTGTTCCAGACCCTGGCCAAGGCCCACGGATGCAAAGCCCTCATCACCTGCTCCATACGG ccagcggagggagagagagtagagtcgGTGCTAGACTGTGGTCTGGTGCGGGGCCATGCCTACGGTATCACCGCAGTGAGGAAGGTGCGTCTGGGGAAGCGGTCACTGCTGACTGGCCGTTGTAGCGGGACGTCCCGTCTCGGCATGGTGCGCATGAGGAACCCCTGGGGTACAGCCGACTTTACCGGGCCCTGGAGTCAGGG GTCTCAGCAGTGGAAGCAGGTTGGTCGTGATGAGAGGGAGAAGATGGGCCTCATTGTCAGAGATGTGGGAGAGTTCTG GATGGAGTTTGAGGATTTCTGCCGCTACTTCACAGATGTGGTGGTGTGTCGTCTGGTAGAACGAGCCCTGCTGTGGCCCAACACCCACTGGAGAGAGGTTCGCTGCCATGGGGAGTGGGTCCCATCCCCCAATACTATCGGAGCAACCCCCGCCACCCTCCTCCCAGGCCGCCAGGCATCCAACCTCGGGAAGAACACAGCCAAGCCTGGGGAGGTGAACCAGACTCCGCGAGGGGACCGGAAGGAGGCAAGATtggggaagagacggagaggtggaggaggagaaggcggtggagggagagagaaggtggcTGTAgcgaagagggggggggggaagaagacaaagaggaaggaggagagtgtgaagaaggagggagaggtggatggaTGGTGGGATAAACACATGGATAAGAGGAGTAGGTGTGGAGGATGCATCAACCACAAAGACACCTTTCTACACAACCCCCAG GGAAAGGAGGATGAGGTGTTGATCTGTCTGcagcaggaggacaggaggataaagaggaaggatggaggaggagcGAATCTGCCCATCGGCTTTGAGGTGCTGAGG GTGGAGGTGAACCGTCTAAGCCGTGTGCAGCGTGTGGTGGAGCAGGCTGCAAGCTCTGTGTACATGGACTCCCGTAGCGTTGCCCTGCGAGTGACCCTGGTCCCCGGCCGCTACGCCCTCCTCCCCACCACCTTTCAACCTAGGGCCACCGGACGCTTTCTGCTTCGCCTCTTCTCACATTCACACCTCAGACTCAG tgagTTGAGACAGGAGTTGCCTGCTCTGTCAGTTTGGCAGTGTTGTCTCCCCCAGTCCAGTGTCGTGACCACCGTCCACCTGCGCCGAGCTTGCGGACTCAGCCAGCCCAAACAGACAG CACCAGATGTGTATGCTGTGATCTGTTGTGAAGACGACACCATAAGAACACGAGTGTTCAAGGAGGATGGAAATCCAGAGTTCAATATGAGGGCCATTTTCTACAGGAGACACCCAGATGCACACATCAGCATTAag ttgtggAGCCGTGGTCTACTTTGGGACACTCTATTAGGAGGGACTCGACTCCAGACCggcgacagcgagagagagcggagCCAGGGGATTGACCTGCAGGGCGGCCAATCACATTCAGGATACCAGGGATGCATCTATGTGGAAACCTCATCCAGCAAATGCCTGACAGACTTGTGA
- the LOC139378968 gene encoding calpain-5-like isoform X6 — protein sequence MQRSQREEQNQKMSACVFVVTGMPERVCWFQGQSYHKLKRACLQRGKLFKDPLFPPSALSLFYKRAPPPGLTWKRPRELCKDPRLFVDRISTWDLHQGSLGNCWMVAATSCLASEPSLWKKVIPDHVEQEWKPKRPDLYAGIFHFRFWRLGRWTDVVVDDLLPVSEDGTLLFCRSATPREFWSSLLEKAYAKLNGCYEALEGGNTAEALIDFTGGVSEPLCLDREALTLHPDQRRALFQTLAKAHGCKALITCSIRPAEGERVESVLDCGLVRGHAYGITAVRKVRLGKRSLLTGRCSGTSRLGMVRMRNPWGTADFTGPWSQGSQQWKQVGRDEREKMGLIVRDVGEFWMEFEDFCRYFTDVVVCRLVERALLWPNTHWREVRCHGEWVPSPNTIGATPATLLPGRQASNLGKNTAKPGEVNQTPRGDRKEARLGKRRRGGGGEGGGGREKVAVAKRGGGKKTKRKEESVKKEGEVDGWWDKHMDKRSRCGGCINHKDTFLHNPQEDRRIKRKDGGGANLPIGFEVLRVEVNRLSRVQRVVEQAASSVYMDSRSVALRVTLVPGRYALLPTTFQPRATGRFLLRLFSHSHLRLSELRQELPALSVWQCCLPQSSVVTTVHLRRACGLSQPKQTAPDVYAVICCEDDTIRTRVFKEDGNPEFNMRAIFYRRHPDAHISIKLWSRGLLWDTLLGGTRLQTGDSERERSQGIDLQGGQSHSGYQGCIYVETSSSKCLTDL from the exons ATGCAGAGGAGCCAAAGAGAGGAGCAGAACCAGAA gatgaGCGCCTGTGTCTTTGTCGTGACTGG taTGCCAGAGAGAGTGTGTTGGTTCCAGGGGCAGAGTTACCACAAGCTGAAGAGGGCATGTCTGCAGCGGGGCAAGCTCTTCAAGGatcccctctttcccccatccGCACTGTCACTCTTCTACAAACGAGCCCCACCCCCTGGACTCACATGGAAAAGACCACGG gaactGTGTAAGGACCCTCGTCTCTTTGTGGACAGGATCAGCACATGGGACCTGCACCAAGGCAGCTTAGGTAACTGCTGGATGGTGGCAGCCACTTCCTGTCTGGCCTCGGAGCCATCactgtggaagaag GTGATTCCTGATCACGTGGAACAGGAGTGGAAGCCCAAGCGTCCAGACCTGTACGCCGGAATCTTCCACTTCCGCTTCTGGCGGCTTGGCCGCTGGACAGACGTGGTGGTGGACGACCTCCTTCCGGTCAGCGAGGACGGAACGCTGCTCTTCTGCCGCTCAGCCACGCCACGGGAGTTCTGGAGCAGCCTGCTGGAGAAGGCCTACGCCAA gTTGAATGGCTGCTATGAGGCATTAGAAGGCGGTAACACGGCGGAGGCCCTCATAGACTTCACAGGGGGGGTGTCGGAGCCCCTATGCCTGGACAGGGAGGCCCTCACCCTGCACCCCGACCAGAGGAGGGCGCTGTTCCAGACCCTGGCCAAGGCCCACGGATGCAAAGCCCTCATCACCTGCTCCATACGG ccagcggagggagagagagtagagtcgGTGCTAGACTGTGGTCTGGTGCGGGGCCATGCCTACGGTATCACCGCAGTGAGGAAGGTGCGTCTGGGGAAGCGGTCACTGCTGACTGGCCGTTGTAGCGGGACGTCCCGTCTCGGCATGGTGCGCATGAGGAACCCCTGGGGTACAGCCGACTTTACCGGGCCCTGGAGTCAGGG GTCTCAGCAGTGGAAGCAGGTTGGTCGTGATGAGAGGGAGAAGATGGGCCTCATTGTCAGAGATGTGGGAGAGTTCTG GATGGAGTTTGAGGATTTCTGCCGCTACTTCACAGATGTGGTGGTGTGTCGTCTGGTAGAACGAGCCCTGCTGTGGCCCAACACCCACTGGAGAGAGGTTCGCTGCCATGGGGAGTGGGTCCCATCCCCCAATACTATCGGAGCAACCCCCGCCACCCTCCTCCCAGGCCGCCAGGCATCCAACCTCGGGAAGAACACAGCCAAGCCTGGGGAGGTGAACCAGACTCCGCGAGGGGACCGGAAGGAGGCAAGATtggggaagagacggagaggtggaggaggagaaggcggtggagggagagagaaggtggcTGTAgcgaagagggggggggggaagaagacaaagaggaaggaggagagtgtgaagaaggagggagaggtggatggaTGGTGGGATAAACACATGGATAAGAGGAGTAGGTGTGGAGGATGCATCAACCACAAAGACACCTTTCTACACAACCCCCAG gaggacaggaggataaagaggaaggatggaggaggagcGAATCTGCCCATCGGCTTTGAGGTGCTGAGG GTGGAGGTGAACCGTCTAAGCCGTGTGCAGCGTGTGGTGGAGCAGGCTGCAAGCTCTGTGTACATGGACTCCCGTAGCGTTGCCCTGCGAGTGACCCTGGTCCCCGGCCGCTACGCCCTCCTCCCCACCACCTTTCAACCTAGGGCCACCGGACGCTTTCTGCTTCGCCTCTTCTCACATTCACACCTCAGACTCAG tgagTTGAGACAGGAGTTGCCTGCTCTGTCAGTTTGGCAGTGTTGTCTCCCCCAGTCCAGTGTCGTGACCACCGTCCACCTGCGCCGAGCTTGCGGACTCAGCCAGCCCAAACAGACAG CACCAGATGTGTATGCTGTGATCTGTTGTGAAGACGACACCATAAGAACACGAGTGTTCAAGGAGGATGGAAATCCAGAGTTCAATATGAGGGCCATTTTCTACAGGAGACACCCAGATGCACACATCAGCATTAag ttgtggAGCCGTGGTCTACTTTGGGACACTCTATTAGGAGGGACTCGACTCCAGACCggcgacagcgagagagagcggagCCAGGGGATTGACCTGCAGGGCGGCCAATCACATTCAGGATACCAGGGATGCATCTATGTGGAAACCTCATCCAGCAAATGCCTGACAGACTTGTGA
- the LOC139378968 gene encoding calpain-5-like isoform X1, translating to MQRSQREEQNQKMSACVFVVTGMPERVCWFQGQSYHKLKRACLQRGKLFKDPLFPPSALSLFYKRAPPPGLTWKRPRELCKDPRLFVDRISTWDLHQGSLGNCWMVAATSCLASEPSLWKKVIPDHVEQEWKPKRPDLYAGIFHFRFWRLGRWTDVVVDDLLPVSEDGTLLFCRSATPREFWSSLLEKAYAKLNGCYEALEGGNTAEALIDFTGGVSEPLCLDREALTLHPDQRRALFQTLAKAHGCKALITCSIRPAEGERVESVLDCGLVRGHAYGITAVRKVRLGKRSLLTGRCSGTSRLGMVRMRNPWGTADFTGPWSQGSQQWKQVGRDEREKMGLIVRDVGEFWMEFEDFCRYFTDVVVCRLVERALLWPNTHWREVRCHGEWVPSPNTIGATPATLLPGRQASNLGKNTAKPGEVNQTPRGDRKEARLGKRRRGGGGEGGGGREKVAVAKRGGGKKTKRKEESVKKEGEVDGWWDKHMDKRSRCGGCINHKDTFLHNPQFMFEVQGKEDEVLICLQQEDRRIKRKDGGGANLPIGFEVLRVEVNRLSRVQRVVEQAASSVYMDSRSVALRVTLVPGRYALLPTTFQPRATGRFLLRLFSHSHLRLSELRQELPALSVWQCCLPQSSVVTTVHLRRACGLSQPKQTAPDVYAVICCEDDTIRTRVFKEDGNPEFNMRAIFYRRHPDAHISIKLWSRGLLWDTLLGGTRLQTGDSERERSQGIDLQGGQSHSGYQGCIYVETSSSKCLTDL from the exons ATGCAGAGGAGCCAAAGAGAGGAGCAGAACCAGAA gatgaGCGCCTGTGTCTTTGTCGTGACTGG taTGCCAGAGAGAGTGTGTTGGTTCCAGGGGCAGAGTTACCACAAGCTGAAGAGGGCATGTCTGCAGCGGGGCAAGCTCTTCAAGGatcccctctttcccccatccGCACTGTCACTCTTCTACAAACGAGCCCCACCCCCTGGACTCACATGGAAAAGACCACGG gaactGTGTAAGGACCCTCGTCTCTTTGTGGACAGGATCAGCACATGGGACCTGCACCAAGGCAGCTTAGGTAACTGCTGGATGGTGGCAGCCACTTCCTGTCTGGCCTCGGAGCCATCactgtggaagaag GTGATTCCTGATCACGTGGAACAGGAGTGGAAGCCCAAGCGTCCAGACCTGTACGCCGGAATCTTCCACTTCCGCTTCTGGCGGCTTGGCCGCTGGACAGACGTGGTGGTGGACGACCTCCTTCCGGTCAGCGAGGACGGAACGCTGCTCTTCTGCCGCTCAGCCACGCCACGGGAGTTCTGGAGCAGCCTGCTGGAGAAGGCCTACGCCAA gTTGAATGGCTGCTATGAGGCATTAGAAGGCGGTAACACGGCGGAGGCCCTCATAGACTTCACAGGGGGGGTGTCGGAGCCCCTATGCCTGGACAGGGAGGCCCTCACCCTGCACCCCGACCAGAGGAGGGCGCTGTTCCAGACCCTGGCCAAGGCCCACGGATGCAAAGCCCTCATCACCTGCTCCATACGG ccagcggagggagagagagtagagtcgGTGCTAGACTGTGGTCTGGTGCGGGGCCATGCCTACGGTATCACCGCAGTGAGGAAGGTGCGTCTGGGGAAGCGGTCACTGCTGACTGGCCGTTGTAGCGGGACGTCCCGTCTCGGCATGGTGCGCATGAGGAACCCCTGGGGTACAGCCGACTTTACCGGGCCCTGGAGTCAGGG GTCTCAGCAGTGGAAGCAGGTTGGTCGTGATGAGAGGGAGAAGATGGGCCTCATTGTCAGAGATGTGGGAGAGTTCTG GATGGAGTTTGAGGATTTCTGCCGCTACTTCACAGATGTGGTGGTGTGTCGTCTGGTAGAACGAGCCCTGCTGTGGCCCAACACCCACTGGAGAGAGGTTCGCTGCCATGGGGAGTGGGTCCCATCCCCCAATACTATCGGAGCAACCCCCGCCACCCTCCTCCCAGGCCGCCAGGCATCCAACCTCGGGAAGAACACAGCCAAGCCTGGGGAGGTGAACCAGACTCCGCGAGGGGACCGGAAGGAGGCAAGATtggggaagagacggagaggtggaggaggagaaggcggtggagggagagagaaggtggcTGTAgcgaagagggggggggggaagaagacaaagaggaaggaggagagtgtgaagaaggagggagaggtggatggaTGGTGGGATAAACACATGGATAAGAGGAGTAGGTGTGGAGGATGCATCAACCACAAAGACACCTTTCTACACAACCCCCAG TTCATGTTTGAGGTGCAGGGAAAGGAGGATGAGGTGTTGATCTGTCTGcagcaggaggacaggaggataaagaggaaggatggaggaggagcGAATCTGCCCATCGGCTTTGAGGTGCTGAGG GTGGAGGTGAACCGTCTAAGCCGTGTGCAGCGTGTGGTGGAGCAGGCTGCAAGCTCTGTGTACATGGACTCCCGTAGCGTTGCCCTGCGAGTGACCCTGGTCCCCGGCCGCTACGCCCTCCTCCCCACCACCTTTCAACCTAGGGCCACCGGACGCTTTCTGCTTCGCCTCTTCTCACATTCACACCTCAGACTCAG tgagTTGAGACAGGAGTTGCCTGCTCTGTCAGTTTGGCAGTGTTGTCTCCCCCAGTCCAGTGTCGTGACCACCGTCCACCTGCGCCGAGCTTGCGGACTCAGCCAGCCCAAACAGACAG CACCAGATGTGTATGCTGTGATCTGTTGTGAAGACGACACCATAAGAACACGAGTGTTCAAGGAGGATGGAAATCCAGAGTTCAATATGAGGGCCATTTTCTACAGGAGACACCCAGATGCACACATCAGCATTAag ttgtggAGCCGTGGTCTACTTTGGGACACTCTATTAGGAGGGACTCGACTCCAGACCggcgacagcgagagagagcggagCCAGGGGATTGACCTGCAGGGCGGCCAATCACATTCAGGATACCAGGGATGCATCTATGTGGAAACCTCATCCAGCAAATGCCTGACAGACTTGTGA